A stretch of the Paramormyrops kingsleyae isolate MSU_618 chromosome 16, PKINGS_0.4, whole genome shotgun sequence genome encodes the following:
- the tmem30c gene encoding transmembrane protein 30C — protein sequence MAENEEKAKAQNRCPDNSAFKQQRLPAWSPSLTAETVLPFFYLLGIACVLLGVLLQITMQNTQEIKVDYTNAESCDMCFETRKYKVNASRECHCSITFSLKERLEGDVFFYYGLVNFHQNLRRYMDSRDDAQLLGRIKKLKNPSVYCGPNFQYANGTPIAPCGAIANSMFNDSFALFFHPLVDRPLRVPLFRKGIAWYTDKNIKFHNPYVPNESLPQVFQATAKPLYWQKPVYELDPNDSTNNGFINEDLIVWMREAAFPNFKKLYGILDRQSSKMFEQGLPAGNYSVSISYNFPVQYFRGRKQVVLSTVSWFGGQNHFLPIAYLVTGCVTVLVAVVLTVVYIKFGKKGLKMED from the exons ATGGCGGAAAATGAAGAAAAAGCCAAAGCACAGAATAGGTGTCCAGACAATTCGGCCTTCAAGCAGCAGCGGCTGCCTGCCTGGTCACCCTCTCTCACAGCGGAGACGGTCCTTCCTTTCTTCTACCTTTTGGGAATCGCATGTGTGCTGCTGGGGGTCCTTCTTCAAATCACCATGCAGAACACACAGGAGATCAAG GTGGACTACACCAACGCGGAGTCGTGCGATATGTGCTTTGAAACACGGAAGTACAAAGTGAACGCTAGCCGGGAATGCCACTGCTCAATTACGTTTTCACTCAAGGAAAGACTTGAG GGCGACGTGTTTTTCTACTACGGCTTGGTCAACTTCCATCAGAACCTCCGCCGGTACATGGACTCCAGAGATGATGCCCAACTGCTTGGTCGAATCAAGAAACTCAAG AATCCGAGTGTCTATTGTGGACCAAACTTCCAATATGCCAATGGGACCCCCATAGCACCCTGTGGTGCTATTGCAAACAGTATGTTCAATG aTTCCTTCGCTCTGTTTTTTCACCCACTGGTTGACAGACCATTGAGGGTTCCTCTGTTCCGAAAGGGCATTGCATGGTACACGGACAAAAATATCAAGTTCCATAATCCATACGTTCCCAACGAATCTCTCCCTCAAGTCTTTCAAG CGACAGCCAAACCCTTGTACTGGCAGAAGCCAGTATATGAGCTGGACCCCAATGACTCGACCAACAACGGCTTCATCAATGAAGATCTAATTGTTTGGATGAGAGAAGCTGCATTTCCCAATTTCAAGAAGCTGTATGGGATCCTTGACCGTCAGTCAAGCAAAATGTTTGAACAGGGCCTTCCTGCAGGAAACTATAGTGTGTCCATCTCATACA ATTTCCCTGTGCAATACTTTAGGGGAAGGAAGCAAGTGGTCCTGTCCACAGTGAGCTGGTTCGGGGGCCAGAACCACTTCTTGCCAATTGCATACCTGGTCACTGGATGTGTGACTGTTCTGGTCGCTGTGGTCCTTACTGTCGTCTATATAAAGTTTGGCAAGAAAGGTTTGAAGATGGAAGATTGA